One Pyrenophora tritici-repentis strain M4 chromosome 5, whole genome shotgun sequence DNA window includes the following coding sequences:
- a CDS encoding UBP5, Ubiquitin C-terminal hydrolase, which yields MNYNQFPEFEAYQQHWNSTTDSHTTITTVILGAIIALYALFKTFDFLGYPVSLWVYRFLQMATDVLRLRGSSFGSTSSESTDDETMQHGGMLGSLFALSPGGLIQKGVRGVANALSIGPSEVPPGLGNISNSCYQNSVIQGLASLPSLRDHLAKIMSENPSLTPESTNGALFEIITKLNNPENKGQHFWIRGKLKSMSTFEQQDAQEYFSKILDALDEEIKKTASSKRRSSVSWLEVTKSLSNSPDPVGDEKAGAKDEASPEHIPSNPLEGRLAQRVGCTSCGYSEGLTLIPFNCITVSLGKNNGYDIRDCLDEYTTLEFIDGVECAKCTLLKLQKTLTPLVTAKPESPLKARLDAVQEALEKEDFEDKTLLKTLNVPKKNWVQSTKSKQAVVARAPQSLVLHVNRSSFNEYTGMPYKNTAGVTYPTVLDLGNWCLGGVPKDSEQAAASEEEWPRDPKESMLAKGEPMSDSPFQYQLRAAVTHYGSHGNGHYVCYRSHPKPAPKTEVQEDTEAAAEEDENVEDAQENESQQAVTEPQSEQWWRFSDDSVYAVSEQEAHQGNVFMLFYERIDDSTSSTDQTAAVSASTAQDASLPAKKMKPMICST from the exons ATGAACTACAATCAGTTCCCAGAGTTCGAAGCATACCAACAACACTGGAATTCCACCACCGATTCGCATACTACCATCACCACTGTCATCCTAGGTGCTATCATAGCGTTATACGCCCTTTTCAAGACATTTGATTTTTTAGGTTATCCAGTCTCGCTTTGGGTATACCGCTTCCTACAAATGGCTACCGACGTGTTACGCCTGCGTGGCTCGTCGTTCGGTTCGACGTCTTCCGAGTCGACCGATGACGAGACAATGCAGCATGGAGGCATGCTGGGAAGCCTCTTCGCGCTGAGCCCGGGGGGCCTGATACAGAAAGGAGTACGCGGTGTCGCGAACGCCCTCTCCATAGGCCCCAGCGAAGTGCCTCCTGGCTTGGGCAATATCAGCAATTCTTGCTACCAGAATAGTGTCATCCAGGGCCTTGCCTCCCTTCCTTCATTACGCGACCATCTCGCCAAGATCATGTCCGAAAATCCCTCGCTCACACCCGAAAGCACAAACGGTGCACTCTTCGAAATCATCACCAAGCTCAACAACCCAGAGAACAAGGGCCAGCATTTCTGGATTCGCGGAAAACTAAAGTCGATGAGCACTTTTGAACAACAGGACGCGCAGGAGTATTTTAGCAAAATTTTGGATGCGCTGGATGAGGAGATTAAGAAGACTGCCAGTAGTAAGCGGCGATCCTCTGTCTCCTGGCTTGAAGTTACGAAGAGCCTTAGTAACTCACCAGATCCAGTCGGGGACGAGAAAGCCGGAGCAAAAGACGAGGCGTCACCCGAACACATCCCATCGAACCCACTCGAGGGCCGCCTAGCCCAGCGCGTCGGCTGCACATCTTGTGGCTACTCAGAAGGCCTTACGCTCATCCCGTTCAACTGCATCACCGTATCGCTTGGCAAGAACAACGGCTACGACATTAGGGATTGTCTTGACGAGTACACTACACTGGAGTTTATTGATGGTGTGGAATGCGCAAAGTGCACGCTGCTTAAGCTGCAGAAGACGCTGACTCCTCTTGTTACTGCCAAGCCCGAATCGCCACTGAAAGCACGTCTGGACGCTGTACAAGAAGCACTGGAAAAGGAGGATTTTGAGGATAAGACACTTCTTAAGACGCTCAATGTGCCCAAGAAGAACTGGGTACAGAGCACAAAGTCCAAGCAGGCGGTTGTAGCACGTGCTCCGCAATCATTGGTACTCCACGTCAACCGCAGCAGTTTCAACGAGTACACTGGGATGCCATACAAGAATACTGCTGGTGTTACATACCCGACTGTACTAGACCTGGGGAACTGGTGCTTGGGTGGCGTGCCAAAGGACTCGGAACAGGCCGCTGCGTCAGAGGAAGAGTGGCCACGGGATCCCAAGGAATCTATGCTAGCCAAGGGGGAACCAATGTCAGATTCGCCATTCCAGTACCAGTTGCGCGCTGCCGTCACGCATTACGGCTCGCATGGCAACGGTCACTATGTCTGTTATCGTTCGCACCCGAAGCCTGCGCCCAAGACCGAGGTTCAAGAGGATACTGAAGCTGCAGCAGAGGAAGATGAGAATGTTGAAGATGCTCAGGAAAATGAGTCACAGCAAGCGGTCACTGAGCCGCAGTCGGAGCAGTGGTGGCGATTCAGTGATGACAGCGTCTACGCCGTCTCGGAGCAGGAAGCGCATCAGGGTAACGTCTTTATGCTCTTCTATGAGCGTATCGATGATTCAACTTCTTCCACGGACCAGACTGCAGCCGtgtctgcttcgacagccCAAGATGCCTCGCTGCCAGCA aagaagatgaagccgatGATCTGCTCGACCTGA
- a CDS encoding membrane protein has protein sequence MASTATGRNTVDREESDPGMATRESETKHEKTSDEDAQSSGYHQDATLTGAEDGEKKKKNPSKLKAAWGKLGLDVGTVMMMGKAALPPTIALAMYQADDVAEHYTTLGYLIAIMSILGFCIMPRAKFVQTMTLNILATCVGSALAMLMVWSGVKARQHTTVPGAPLQRYNSSQSVVLAVWLFFQIYIINVMKAKFPQLAFPTIIYGILVNVAATTGFLFQTVAQCEAFVQRLLEAFLTGFAIATGVSLFILPVTSRKVVMKEAAGYIGLLRGMLGAHKTYIHSLETSDMFGQKYVPEDKKGAKAKVSPEVQTIKTMAGALQGLHGKLTADLPFAKREIAYGKLSCNDLEAIFKHLRSIMLPVLGLGSIVDLFERGAEMNHWDGEEDEHDEQMRKKTVKEWNDMFQFVHEPFNNIFEALDDGLAHILLKLQLAPPPKKKKGQNQDDAEAKGDKVKPGDAGFAEHLQKQANLFFSKKEPTLRHWVDTKGIKLRDDYFSTPSTLEEEMENLLPSITTRQRDQRQLFLVLYIMFLLNSISRATLEFVKFADERDQATAKSKLIWPGGRRFKKWVKSIFQSQDANLEDETMAVGSDRQNTTVYMGEAYHTKKDPEHLPPANAWEKFGNGVRGISKFLASPESAFGFRAACATMSIAVVAFLRPTQAFFIEQRLVWALIMVAISMTPTSGQAIFQFVLRIVGTFVAMLFAWCIWYIPAQKTAGILVFLWIFAAIGFYIVIKRIDLVIVGIISVVTATMIVGYELQVRKIGVQASTVTGQPAYPIYELGPYRLATVVGGLAVAFFWQIFPYPITEHSALRQKLGGSLYLSANLYSIMHEQVMGRIRGELAGEEESNKECPGYKLIKARNKVFAKQMLALQGLKMHAGFVKWEFPFGGKFPRKEYEKIIGLVENIVNYTALLGYSSQAFTQSSLERQAQTPTSTTADTAPTPLYSPNNNQDPQSSAQWFSDFRRVILDAKVTSHELTSLLAMLSSSISNAQPLPPYLHTPPGTQLSQKLASIDPEIMSLRHVSEPGG, from the exons ATGGCATCTACCGCAACGGGTCGAAATACTGTGGACCGGGAAGAGTCAGATCCTGGAATGGCGACAAGAGAATCAGAGACAAAACACGAAAAAACGAGTGACGAGGATGCGCAATCGAGCGGCTACCACCAGGACGCGACATTGACGGGCGCAGAAGATGgagaaaagaaaaagaagaacCCGTCGAAGCTGAAGGCAGCATGGGGGAAGCTGGGATTGGATGTGGGaacggtgatgatgatgggcAAAGCGGCTTTGCCTCCAACCATTGCGTTGGCTATGTATCAAGCAGACGATGTCGCGGAACACTACACTACTCTCGGTTACTTAATCGCCATCATGAGTATCCTCGGGTTCTGTATTATGCCTAGAGCCAAGTTCGTTCAAACTATGACCTTGAATATACTAGCGACATGCGTCGGCTCAGCCCTTGCGATGCTcatggtctggtctggcgtCAAGGCGCGGCAACACACAACGGTCCCGGGCGCACCACTACAACGATATAACTCTTCCCAATCCGTTGTACTCGCAGTTTGGCTCTTCTTCCAGATCTATATCATCAATGTCATGAAGGCCAAATTCCCACAACTGGCGTTCCCAACAATCATCTATGGAATTCTAGTCAATGTTGCGGCGACCACAGGCTTTCTGTTTCAAACAGTAGCGCAATGCGAGGCCTTTGTTCAAAGGTTGCTGGAAGCGTTCCTGACCGGTTTTGCGATCGCGACGGGTGTGAGCTTGTTCATCTTACCCGTTACCTCCCGAAAAGTCGTCATGAAAGAGGCTGCAGGATACATTGGATTGTTGAGGGGTATGCTTGGTGCACACAAAACTTATATCCACAGCTTGGAAACTAGCGATATGTTTGGGCAGAAATATGTACCAGAAGATAAGAAAGGCGCGAAGGCAAAGGTCAGTCCTGAGGTTCAGACGATCAAGACAATGGCGGGTGCATTGCAAGGATTACACGGAAAACTCACTGCGGACCTGCCATTTGCGAAGCGCGAGATCGCATATGGTAAGCTGTCATGCAATGATCTCGAAGCTATTTTCAAGCATCTCCGGTCGATCATGCTGCCAGTCTTGGGTCTGGGCTCCATCGTAGATCTTTTCGAGCGCGGAGCGGAAATGAACCACTGGGATGGAGAAGAGGACGAACACGACGAACAAATGCGTAAAAAGACTGTGAAAGAGTGGAATGATATGTTTCAATTCGTTCATGAGCCGTTCAACAACATATTCGAAGCCCTCGATGATGGACTCGCCCACATCTTGCTTAAACTGCAGCTCGCCCCGCCACcaaagaagaaaaagggCCAGAACCAGGATGACGCAGAAGCCAAGGGTGATAAGGTCAAACCCGGAGATGCTGGTTTTGCAGAGCACTTACAGAAGCAAGCCAATCTGTTCTTCAGTAAGAAAGAACCAACCCTCCGCCACTGGGTCGACACCAAAGGTATCAAGCTTCGTGACGACTACTTCAGCACCCCGTCAACACTCGAAGAAGAGATGGAAAATCTACTCCCCAGTATCACCACACGACAGCGGGATCAGCGACAGTTATTCCTTGTCCTATACATTATGTTCCTACTAAACTCAATCAGTCGTGCCACGCTCGAATTTGTCAAGTTCGCTGACGAACGCGACCAAGCTACTGCGAAGAGCAAACTCATCTGGCCCGGTGGGAGGCGCTTCAAGAAATGGGTAAAGAGTATATTTCAGAGCCAGGACGCCAATCTCGAAGACGAAACGATGGCCGTGGGATCCGACAGGCAGAACACGACTGTCTACATGGGAGAAGCATACCACACAAAGAAAGATCCAGAGCATCTGCCTCCAGCCAATGCATGGGAGAAATTTGGTAATGGCGTACGAGGCATCTCCAAGTTCCTTGCAAGTCCTGAATCAGCCTTTGGTTTCCGCGCCGCTTGCGCCACAATGAGTATAGCAGTCGTCGCCTTTCTTCGCCCAACGCAGGCCTTCTTCATCGAGCAGCGCTTGGTCTGGGCACTCATTATGGTCGCCATTTCTATGACCCCCACCTCCGGTCAAGCAATCTTCCAGTTCGTACTACGGATCGTCGGAACATTCGTCGCAATGTTATTCGCATGGTGTATATGGTATATTCCCGCTCAGAAAACCGCTGGTATCCTAGTCTTCCTCTGGATTTTTGCAGCGATAGGCTTCTACATTGTTATCAAGCGTATAGACCTGGTTATTGTTGGTATCATCAGCGTTGTCACAGCCACCATGATTGTCGGTTATGAACTACAAGTCCGCAAGATTGGCGTACAGGCCTCCACGGTGACCGGTCAGCCTGCATATCCCATCTACGAACTCGGACCTTACCGTTTGGCTACCGTTGTTGGCGGTCTGGCAGTAGCTTTCTTCTGGCAAATTTTCCCATACCCCATCACGGAACACTCTGCTCTCCGCCAGAAACTGGGCGGCTCGTTGTATCTATCAGCGAACTTGTACTCCATCATGCACGAGCAGGTCATGGGACGAATCCGCGGCGAACTCGCCGGCGAGGAAGAAAGCAACAAGGAATGCCCCGGCTACAAGCTCATCAAGGCGCGCAACAAGGTGTTTGCCAAGCAAATGCTCGCGCTCCAAGGCTTGAAGATGCACGCCGGTTTCGTAAAGTGGGAATTCCCCTTTGGCGGCAAGTTCCCCAGAAAAGAGTACGAGAAAATCATCGGTTTGGTTGAAAA CATCGTAAACTACACCGCCCTCCTCGGCTACTCTTCCCAAGCCTTTACTCAATCCTCCCTCGAGCGCCAAGCCCAAACCCCCACCTCCACAACTGCAGACACGGCCCCAACCCCCCTCTACTCCCCAAACAACAACCAAGACCCCCAGTCCTCAGCGCAATGGTTCTCAGACTTCCGCCGCGTGATCCTCGACGCAAAAGTAACTTCCCACGAGCTAACCTCCTTACTTGCCATgctctcctcctccatctcaAACGCACAGCCCCTCCCGCCCTACCTACATACGCCCCCCGGTACCCAACTAAGCCAGAAACTAGCGAGTATCGACCCAGAGATTATGAGCTTGAGACATGTTTCTGAGCCGGG CGGTTAA
- a CDS encoding AAA multi-domain protein has translation MNLESKTVHPFFSKSSSTHAPESVDPTTEPKNDDAHENTETTETTETNPKAGPGRKKRPRKTDGVKDKNSGSHMRNQASLDRFTRPPTQGAEGNTMHSTDTSAEASLDVDPNHDRRKRQKTASPDPLLEPPPSAQPQPDSLDWHQQLQVQAEGPMGLQGTTAPLKHTDLTMVGIVEEPTHKLEEESGLPLAPSTPPSTALPGTETSLSEPVLDDPKKVIPKKQIKISKSGKLLSSPPKPAMEPEASLKKRRGRKPTKAKILPTVTVISYGTDATSRATIGQKIEDIMNAQKTSKTRTATQNKAPPKPTAPTKNTHPFFRGKAQKDAPPAKVTAELPPPNPRKSACTPGKLRAEALRDRSPEPVHAFNSGLRTNKDGKQSGLNEAVWPTGENAHVRNMDTTNREPLLDNSACVQLALRPRKLKNAVVTVPNREDLVARLVHDLLSHRISPDDQSTSQPGHTEGARLPTRLLTTGVEIQRRIREQLLAKVSTSGIRAPHPAIKDLFDEIEHTLTPFDEGRCEVLPWTQKYAPKTASHVLQTGKDAIVLKDWLQSLTVLAPGSYKLPQWSRNKNVVLISGPHGSGKSATVHAVAKELGFEVFEINAGMRRSGKDIQDKVGDMTANHLVNHKRRAASIQESMQVDEDTDDDRMDMALEKDISSGRQGTMTSFFQAKPGAATAKPKPKVRVPEVKKTTAPAAQSTLPLVQGSRNSQKQSLILVEEADILFDEDQQFWAQIIKIASLSKRPIVITCNDERQIPMHDLPLAAILRLQPAPMDVATDYLLILAGKEGHILERQAVRDLYESKDHDLRASIMELDLWCQMSVGDRKGGLEWMYQRWPAGKDMDEHGRTLRVASEGTYKSGMGWLSHDVFQTRSNAAFDKQEELLQEIWAEWGISPSAWTASLRNEQHPRPTHNSEPSSSIEQLKRLDAYADSLSAADIFCRVDLPNYETDHDQPIDATQPPHPRKKTLPPLPSSSLATPNVPRSPLTRPVFASALDCLAAPPDQLLAERTSFTLTPSSFDRTFSIITLDLAPYVRSIVAHEQMLEDQRLRLGTLLTAGGNGKRARTTRASRVALEGGVRETKRRDRWFEAGVDFEAVMRTAGECWAGMGWRGEGGDEEGTASAAGTMVDGDVEMETSSSQE, from the exons ATGAATCTAGAGAGCAAGACCGTACATCCATTCTTTTCCAAGTCCTCGA GCACCCACGCCCCCGAATCAGTGGACCCCACAACCGAGCCCAAAAATGACGATGCACACGAGAACACCGAAACCACCGAAACCACCGAAACAAACCCCAAGGCTGGCCCAGGTCGCAAGAAACGGCCAAGGAAAACGGATGGGGTAAAGGACAAGAACTCCGGTTCTCACATGAGGAACCAGGCATCTCTAGACAGATTCACTCGCCCACCAACACAGGGGGCCGAGGGAAACACCATGCACAGCACCGATACCTCTGCGGAAGCCTCTTTAGACGTGGACCCCAACCACGATCGGAGGAAAAGACAAAAGACCGCCTCTCCAGACCCTTTACTGGAACCGCCGCCCTCAGCGCAACCGCAACCAGATTCTCTAGATTGGCATCAGCAGTTACAGGTACAAGCAGAGGGACCGATGGGCTTGCAAGGAACAACTGCACCGCTAAAACATACTGATTTGACAATGGTGGGCATCGTGGAGGAACCGACACATAAGCTAGAAGAAGAGTCAGGTCTGCCTCTTGCGCCTAGCACTCCACCATCCACGGCACTCCCAGGGACTGAGACCAGTCTATCGGAACCCGTCTTGGACGACCCCAAGAAAGTGATTCCAAAGAAACAAATCAAGATCAGCAAGAGCGGCAAACTTCTCTCCAGTCCACCGAAGCCAGCAATGGAGCCTGAAGCATCACTGAAAAAGCGACGAGGCCGCAAACCTACGAAAGCCAAGATCCTTCCTACTGTGACAGTCATTAGTTACGGCACAGATGCGACGAGTCGAGCAACAATCGGTCAAAAGATTGAAGATATTATGAATGCGCAGAAGACATCGAAAACACGCACAGCGACACAGAACAAGGCTCCACCGAAGCCCACTGCGCCCACGAAGAACACTCATCCCTTCTTTCGCGGCAAAGCCCAGAAAGATGCACCCCCAGCTAAAGTGACTGCCGAACTACCTCCACCAAACCCAAGGAAAAGCGCTTGTACTCCCGGGAAGCTACGTGCTGAAGCGCTCAGAGATCGATCGCCTGAGCCTGTGCACGCATTCAATAGCGGACTACGGACCAATAAAGACGGGAAACAATCCGGGTTGAACGAAGCTGTGTGGCCTACTGGGGAGAATGCACATGTTCGTAACATGGACACAACCAACCGGGAGCCACTTCTGGATAACTCAGCTTGCGTACAGCTAGCATTAAGGCCGAGGAAGCTAAAAAATGCCGTCGTAACCGTTCCAAACCGCGAAGATCTAGTCGCCAGACTTGTGCATGATCTACTCAGCCATCGAATTAGTCCGGATGATCAGTCTACATCACAGCCAGGGCACACCGAAGGCGCCCGGCTACCAACTCGACTACTTACTACAGGTGTAGAGATACAACGCAGAATACGTGAGCAACTGTTGGCCAAAGTGTCTACGTCAGGAATACGGGCGCCTCATCCCGCCATCAAAGACCTTTTTGATGAGATAGAACACACTCTTACGCCTTTCGATGAAGGAAGATGTGAGGTTCTGCCTTGGACTCAGAAGTACGCCCCAAAAACTGCATCGCATGTACTACAGACCGGTAAAGACGCCATAGTCCTGAAAGACTGGTTGCAAAGCCTGACGGTTCTCGCT CCAGGATCTTACAAGCTGCCACAATGGTCACGGAACAAGAACGTTGTGCTCATTAGTGGACCGCACGGAAGTGGTAAGAGCGCAACAGTGCATGCGGTAGCCAAAGAACTGGGGTTCGAAGTGTTCGAAATAAACGCTGGTATGCGTCGCTCAGGCAAAGACATACAGGACAAGGTTGGCGACATGACTGCAAACCACTTGGTGAATCATAAACGCCGTGCAGCATCTATACAAGAGTCTATGCAAGTCGACGAGGATACAGACGACGATCGCATGGACATGGCCTTAGAGAAGGACATCAGTAGCGGACGACAAGGAACGATGACGTCCTTCTTCCAAGCAAAACCCGGAGCAGCGACTGCCAAACCAAAACCCAAAGTACGAGTTCCAGAGGTCAAGAAGACAACAGCCCCTGCAGCCCAATCTACACTTCCTCTAGTGCAAGGATCGCGTAACTCGCAGAAGCAGTCGCTGATCCTCGTTGAAGAGGCCGACATACTCTTTGATGAAGACCAGCAGTTTTGGGCTCAAATCATCAAGATTGCCTCGCTATCCAAACGCCCCATTGTCATCACTTGCAACGACGAACGGCAAATTCCGATGCATGATCTGCCGCTCGCAGCTATTCTTCGACTTCAACCAGCTCCCATGGATGTCGCGACTGACTATCTACTTATTCTTGCGGGCAAGGAAGGCCATATTCTTGAGCGGCAGGCTGTCAGAGATTTGTACGAGTCGAAAGATCATGATCTTCGAGCTAGTATCATGGAACTAGATCTTTGGTGTCAAATGTCGGTGGGCGATAGAAAGGGTGGCTTGGAATGGATGTACCAGCGTTGGCCAGCCGGCAAGGACATGGATGAGCATGGTCGGACACTGAGAGTCGCCAGCGAAGGCACCTACAAATCTGGCATGGGTTGGCTTTCTCACGACGTATTCCAGACGCGATCCAACGCCGCATTTGACAAACAAGAAGAGCTCTTGCAGGAAATCTGGGCCGAGTGGGGAATCAGTCCATCCGCTTGGACAGCATCACTGAGGAACGAGCAACATCCACGTCCAACACACAACTCCGAACCGTCTTCTAGCATCGAACAGCTCAAGCGCCTAGACGCATACGCAGACTCCCTCAGTGCGGCAGATATATTCTGTCGAGTCGACCTCCCAAACTACGAAACCGACCACGACCAACCCATCGACGCAACCCAACCCCCCCATCCCCGAAAA AAGACGCTTCCGCCGCTTCCATCCTCCTCGCTCGCCACACCCAACGTACCTCGATCCCCCCTGACCCGCCCTGTCTTCGCCTCCGCCCTCGACTGTCTCGCCGCTCCACCAGATCAACTCCTCGCCGAACGTACGTCTTTCACGCTCACGCCCTCGTCTTTCGACCGGACATTCAGCATCATTACGCTCGACCTCGCACCCTACGTCCGCAGCATAGTCGCCCACGAACAAATGCTCGAGGACCAACGTCTTCGCTTGGGTACTCTGCTCACCGCGGGTGGCAACGGGAAAAGGGCGAGGACTACGAGGGCGAGTCGCGTGGCGCTTGAAGGGGGTGTGAGGGAGACGAAGAGGAGGGATAGATGGTTTGAGGCTGGAGTGGATTTTGAGGCGGTTATGAGGACTGCGGGGGAATGTTGGGCGGGCATGGGTTGGAGGGGTGAGGGTGGGGATGAGGAAGGGACGGCGAGTGCGGCTGGGACAATGGTGGATGGGGATGTGGAGATGGAGACATCATCTTCTCAAGAGTAG
- a CDS encoding Alb1 multi-domain protein, whose translation MAKTAKVKKRQVTVHSRAARRAASPSLNLDKSAQKPAHTTRDSASPSRPSKVNPHALAAKDAGIQKKQRKSGNMTRAQRLRYQKGLERAEDNMEKLEKKRMKSLGKEKKIKERAKGWEDVNGEGLKKSKKGHAVEEVEVEEMTGDGGWVSDEEMDEVLGDAGATDGEVKVEGKKVDTAVPETVSAPAVEVEEML comes from the exons ATGGCGAAGACAGCAAAAGTCAAGAAGCGCC AAGTAACAGTACACTCCCGCGCCGCCCGCCGCGCTGCCTCTCCTTCCCTCAACCTCGACAAATCCGCCCAAAAGCCCGCCCACACAACCCGTGACTCGGCCTCACCGTCCCGCCCCTCAAAAGTAAACCCACACGCCCTCGCCGCAAAAGATGCCGGCATACAAAAAAAGCAGCGCAAGAGCGGCAACATGACGCGCGCGCAACGGCTACGGTACCAAAAGGGCCTTGAGCGCGCAGAGGACAACATGGAGAAGCTAGAGAAGAAGCGCATGAAGAGTTTGGGtaaggagaagaagatcaaGGAAAGGGCCAAGGGCTGGGAGGATGTTAATGGCGAGGGCTTGAAGAAGAGTAAGAAGGGGCATGCGGTTGAAGAGGTTGAGGTCGAGGAGATGACGGGGGATGGGGGCTGGGTTAGTGATGAGGAGATGGATGAAGTGTTGGGAGATGCTGGTGCGACAGATGGCGAGGTGAAGGTAGAAGGCAAAAAGGTTGATACCGCCGTACCGGAGACTGTTTCGGCGCCGGCGGTGGAAGTGGAAGAGATGTTGTGA
- a CDS encoding DUF4211 multi-domain protein, translating to MRMGKPTGSTARGMFDGSDNESAVSKSSEEEVKVTKVNVVRQSRKRRRETPPDESEDEYAEPTVKVIPRNKHRRIVEIGTDSEDDEPRKKRDSKRRKMRETTPEETGIQPASRKSRRRSMKAPTPDESSSLPSSSLKRRRSPSEDEDEDDRDNSLQPTRRRSKKVSPLDEEDTGDFGEGEDDPELVELREDLAFLRSSPLPDRGRLRSVHDKPKNKRQEALEALKRRRAGTSEVSSSATPGRRRAVVVETDSESELEIIKEEPGSDLEILEQDEDDDDVQEPDRDANALDMFLEDQDDEQFIDDEVDNTLGEPAANEDLDEMRLAFSLSRAKTKDLFRNAVEWMVMKKLHPGFDATKHVYTLTFRKLDDEVKGLAGSKYTSSAWTVDFTRALRARPDFLLHDLSPAEKAIISPHCDACNRTNHTASFELMLTGQPYNPETLEPVASDTDSESDSSSGLSSDSETGLNGEKQAYNFAKERIPPETYRFPLGSTCKANAQVAHTLYHWKYHLYQWVKDYLKAEGHLTAEKLVKRDGWSDRKREKKARKVVDYMEETGQIRSLYNSYKNQLQAALETDNDYRNGWGRGR from the exons ATGCGCATGGGCAAGCCTACCGGAAGTACAGCGCGCGGCATGTTTGATGGTTCAGACAACGAATCGGCTGTCTCCAAGAGCTCAGAAGAGGAGGTAAAGGTGACCAAAGTGAATGTGGTGCGGCAATCACGAAAGAGACGTCGCGAGACACCGCCCGATGAATCTGAGGACGAGTACGCGGAGCCGACAGTCAAGGTTATACCACGGAATAAACACCGACGAATTGTGGAGATCGGAACAGACAGCGAGGACGATGAgccgaggaagaagagggaCAGTAAGCGGCGCAAGATGAGGGAGACTACACCAGAAGAAACTGGGATTCAGCCTGCATCTCGGAAGTCTCGGCGGAGATCTATGAAAGCTCCTACACCCGATGAGTCCTCTTCTTTACCTTCGTCTTC ACTCAAGAGGCGAAGATCTCCAtctgaggatgaggatgaggatgacAGAGATAACAGCCTGCAACCTACCAGACGCAGAAGCAAGAAAGTCTCTCCTTTGGATGAGGAAGATACGGGTGATTTTGGCGAGGGTGAGGATGATCCAGAATTAGTTGAACTAAGAGAAGATCTTGCATTCCTACGATCTTCTCCATTACCAGACCGCGGTAGACTGAGGAGTGTACACGACAAACCAAAAAACAAACGTCAGGAAGCTCTTGAGGCTTTAAAGAGGCGACGAGCTGGCACTAGTGAGGTATCGTCATCCGCAACGCCTGGTCGCCGCCGAGCAGTGGTTGTGGAAACCGATTCAGAGTCCGAACTTGAGATCATCAAGGAAGAACCAGGTAGTGATTTGGAAATCTTGGAGCAAGACGAGGACGACGATGATGTACAAGAGCCAGATCGGGACGCAAACGCACTTGACATGTTCCTAGAGGATCAAGACGACGAGCAATTCATCGACGACGAAGTCGACAACACCCTTGGGGAGCCCGCTGCAAACGAAGATCTCGACGAAATGCGCCTCGCCTTCAGCCTATCACGCGCAAAGACAAAGGACCTCTTCAGAAACGCCGTCGAATGGATGGTAATGAAGAAGCTCCACCCAGGCTTCGACGCAACAAAACACGTCTACACATTAACGTTCCGCAAACTCGATGACGAAGTCAAAGGCCTAGCAGGTTCGAAATACACCTCCTCAGCCTGGACCGTAGACTTCACCCGCGCCCTACGCGCCCGCCCAGACTTTCTCCTCCACGACCTCAGCCCCGCTGAAAAAGCAATAATATCCCCTCACTGCGATGCCTGCAACCGCACCAACCACACTGCAAGCTTCGAGCTTATGCTCACCGGTCAGCCCTACAACCCAGAGACGCTCGAGCCCGTCGCCTCAGACACGGATTCTGAAAGCGACTCCTCTTCTGGCCTATCCTCCGACTCTGAAACCGGTCTCAACGGCGAAAAGCAAGCGTATAATTTCGCGAAAGAACGTATACCGCCAGAGACATATCGTTTCCCGCTCGGCTCTACGTGCAAGGCTAACGCGCAGGTGGCACATACGCTGTATCACTGGAAGTACCATCTCTACCAGTGGGTCAAGGATTACCTCAAAGCAGAGGGCCATCTTACGGCAGAGAAGCTGGTCAAGCGGGATGGGTGGAGTGATCGGaagagggagaagaaggcgaGGAAGGTTGTGGATTACATGGAGGAGACGGGCCAGATTCGGTCTCTGTATAACAGTTATAAGAATCAGTTGCAGGCGGCGCTGGAGACGGATAATGATTATCGAAATGGTTGGGGGAGGGGTCGGTAG